A single genomic interval of Mycobacterium sp. DL592 harbors:
- a CDS encoding carbon-nitrogen hydrolase family protein has translation MRIALAQILSGTDPAANLTLVEQYTRQAAAAGARLVVFPEGTMSRFGVPLTPIAEPLDGPWADAVRGIAARAGITVVAGMFTPTSDERVTNTLLATGPGIDAHYDKIHLYDAFGFAESAGVAAGREPVVITVDGVGVGLTLCYDIRFPNLYLELADRGAQVITVSASWGAGPGKLEQWTLLARARALDSASFILAADQGYPGDEMANTSRAPTGVGGSLVASPFGEVLASAGPDPQLVVADVDVDAVPAVRETLGVLRNRSEFAQIDRAESRG, from the coding sequence ATGCGGATAGCCCTGGCCCAAATCCTTTCTGGCACCGACCCCGCCGCCAACCTGACCCTGGTCGAGCAGTACACCCGGCAGGCCGCCGCGGCGGGCGCACGACTGGTCGTGTTCCCCGAGGGCACCATGAGCCGGTTCGGGGTGCCGCTGACCCCGATCGCCGAGCCGCTGGACGGACCGTGGGCCGACGCGGTGCGCGGCATCGCCGCCCGCGCCGGGATCACGGTGGTGGCCGGGATGTTCACCCCCACCTCCGACGAGCGGGTCACCAACACCCTGCTGGCCACCGGCCCCGGCATCGATGCCCACTACGACAAGATCCATCTCTACGACGCGTTCGGGTTCGCCGAATCCGCCGGCGTCGCGGCCGGCCGCGAACCGGTGGTCATCACCGTCGACGGCGTCGGAGTGGGGTTGACGCTGTGCTACGACATCCGCTTTCCCAACCTTTACCTCGAGCTGGCCGACCGCGGCGCACAGGTCATCACCGTCAGCGCGTCGTGGGGTGCGGGCCCCGGCAAGCTCGAGCAGTGGACCCTGCTCGCCCGGGCCCGGGCATTGGACTCGGCGTCGTTCATCCTCGCCGCGGACCAGGGCTATCCGGGTGACGAGATGGCGAACACCTCGAGGGCGCCGACCGGTGTCGGCGGCAGCTTGGTCGCCTCCCCGTTCGGCGAAGTGCTCGCCTCCGCAGGCCCCGACCCTCAACTCGTGGTGGCCGACGTCGACGTCGACGCCGTGCCCGCGGTGCGCGAGACGCTCGGCGTGCTGCGTAACCGCTCAGAGTTCGCTCAGATTGATAGGGCAGAATCGCGCGGGTGA
- a CDS encoding DUF2993 domain-containing protein — translation MPQAGPPSAPPPAEPPEESKSGFLRDPLSIALVLVTVIALAIAALVGTELYVRHRATTVVASAVECVVKDSATVSFGMRPFLLQHLTGSYNDIRVETAGNQIREAKGMKLDLLLNDIKINKTADSAGTLGALDATITWSNDGIQQTVADIIPLLGGLVTSVATSPSEGTIELKGGLGTVTAKPEVSNGGLNLQVVSLTGLGFSLPRETIQPALDAFTTALTKNLPMGIHADSVAVTDTGVTAKFITRNATIPNGQQDPCFAGV, via the coding sequence ATCCCGCAGGCGGGCCCGCCGAGCGCGCCACCGCCCGCCGAGCCGCCCGAGGAATCCAAGTCCGGCTTCCTGCGCGACCCGCTGTCGATCGCACTGGTGCTCGTCACCGTCATCGCGCTGGCGATCGCCGCCCTGGTCGGCACCGAGCTCTACGTGCGGCACCGGGCCACCACCGTTGTGGCCAGCGCGGTCGAGTGTGTGGTCAAAGATTCCGCGACGGTGTCGTTCGGCATGCGGCCGTTCCTGCTGCAGCACCTCACCGGCAGCTACAACGACATCCGGGTCGAGACCGCGGGCAACCAGATCCGCGAAGCCAAGGGCATGAAACTCGACCTGCTGCTCAACGACATCAAGATCAACAAGACCGCGGATTCGGCGGGCACTCTGGGGGCGCTGGACGCCACGATCACCTGGTCCAACGACGGCATCCAGCAGACCGTCGCCGACATCATCCCGTTGCTAGGCGGTCTGGTCACCTCGGTGGCCACCAGCCCGTCGGAGGGAACGATCGAGCTCAAGGGTGGTCTCGGCACGGTGACAGCCAAGCCCGAGGTGTCCAACGGCGGACTGAACCTGCAGGTGGTCAGCTTGACCGGGCTGGGTTTCAGCCTGCCCCGGGAGACCATCCAGCCGGCGTTGGACGCCTTCACGACGGCACTGACCAAGAACCTGCCGATGGGGATCCACGCCGACAGCGTCGCCGTCACCGATACCGGCGTCACCGCCAAGTTCATCACCAGGAACGCGACCATCCCCAACGGTCAGCAGGATCCCTGCTTCGCAGGGGTTTAG
- the deoC gene encoding deoxyribose-phosphate aldolase has protein sequence MTRRRAGAERLGDIWRRADVAALVDHTLLKPEATDADVAALVDEAAELGVLAVCVSPSMVATAHKAASGHPERLLIATVAGFPSGKHLPTIKATEAALAVDFGADEVDMVIDVGAAIAGDLAAVAADIATVRAAVPDAVLKVIVESAALLSLAGDGILIAVCRAAEESGADFVKTSTGFHPCGGASVAAVELMAATVGGRLGVKASGGIRTAQDALAMLDAGATRLGLSGTRAVLDGLD, from the coding sequence ATGACCCGCCGGCGGGCAGGAGCGGAGCGGCTCGGGGATATCTGGCGCAGAGCCGATGTGGCCGCGCTAGTCGACCACACCCTGCTCAAACCCGAAGCCACCGATGCCGACGTCGCCGCCCTGGTCGACGAGGCCGCCGAGCTGGGGGTGCTGGCCGTCTGTGTCTCGCCGTCCATGGTCGCCACCGCGCACAAGGCCGCCAGCGGGCATCCGGAACGCCTGCTGATCGCCACCGTCGCCGGTTTTCCGTCGGGCAAGCACCTGCCGACGATAAAAGCCACCGAGGCGGCGCTGGCGGTCGACTTTGGGGCCGACGAGGTCGACATGGTGATCGACGTCGGTGCCGCCATCGCCGGTGACCTGGCCGCCGTCGCCGCCGACATCGCCACCGTGCGTGCCGCGGTACCCGACGCCGTGCTCAAGGTCATCGTCGAGTCGGCGGCACTGCTGAGCCTCGCCGGTGACGGCATACTGATCGCGGTCTGCCGGGCCGCTGAAGAATCCGGCGCCGACTTCGTCAAGACCTCGACCGGATTCCATCCCTGCGGCGGGGCGTCGGTGGCGGCCGTGGAACTGATGGCCGCGACGGTAGGCGGCCGGCTCGGCGTCAAGGCCAGCGGCGGTATCCGCACCGCGCAGGACGCGCTGGCCATGCTGGACGCCGGCGCGACCCGGCTCGGATTGTCCGGGACCCGCGCCGTACTCGACGGTCTGGACTAA
- a CDS encoding DUF2599 domain-containing protein, with the protein MALCLAVPAAADTTPAPPFIDHAEWQHWGDLSSLRVYPTPAGRQAGAQMFKPPWEIDEAWSEVLALAPDAASPGMREQFVCHFRFAEIVEPGKTSWNLEPWRPVVDDNTMTAAGCNPGGSQEPF; encoded by the coding sequence GTGGCCCTGTGCCTGGCCGTTCCTGCGGCCGCCGACACCACCCCGGCCCCGCCCTTCATCGACCACGCCGAATGGCAGCACTGGGGCGACCTGTCCAGTCTTCGTGTCTATCCCACCCCGGCCGGCCGGCAGGCGGGCGCGCAGATGTTCAAACCGCCGTGGGAGATCGACGAGGCCTGGAGCGAGGTGCTCGCCCTTGCCCCCGATGCAGCCAGCCCTGGTATGCGCGAGCAGTTCGTCTGCCACTTCCGCTTCGCCGAGATCGTCGAACCCGGCAAGACCAGCTGGAACCTCGAGCCGTGGCGGCCCGTGGTCGACGACAACACCATGACGGCCGCCGGCTGCAACCCCGGCGGTTCCCAGGAGCCGTTCTGA
- a CDS encoding DUF2516 family protein, translated as MLQGVAGVVLQVVFWAVTVVAIYAFVHAAMQRTDAYTAADKLTKPVWLVILGAAILLSFVLGVTGVAIAAVAAGIYLVDVRPKLLEVQGKSR; from the coding sequence TCTTCAGGTCGTCTTCTGGGCGGTGACCGTTGTCGCCATTTACGCGTTCGTCCACGCGGCGATGCAACGCACCGATGCCTACACGGCAGCCGACAAGCTCACCAAGCCGGTCTGGCTGGTGATCCTGGGTGCCGCCATCCTGCTGTCGTTCGTGCTGGGCGTGACCGGGGTCGCGATCGCGGCGGTCGCCGCAGGCATCTACCTCGTCGACGTCCGGCCCAAGCTGCTCGAGGTCCAGGGGAAGTCCCGCTGA